One region of Solanum pennellii chromosome 6, SPENNV200 genomic DNA includes:
- the LOC107022645 gene encoding 11-beta-hydroxysteroid dehydrogenase 1B-like — protein MLVELIHKFLNLVAPPVSFFSLLLFLPPFQFFKFVLSILGTLFSEDVAGKVVIITGASSGIGEYLAYEYAKRGACLTLAARRDRSLNEVAEGARELGSPDVITIQADVSKAEDCRRIVDQTMSHFGRLDHLVNNAGVQAITLFEDTEDVTDFKSVMDINFWGSVYMTRFAIPYLRYSGGRIIVLSSSASWLPAPRSSFYNASKAAVSQFFETLRIELGQDIKITLVTPGFVESELTQGKYIGKGGDVEVDQGMRDVFIGATPVAKVESCAKTIVNSACRGERYVTIPAWFRVSYLWKVFAPEVLEWMYRLMHLTGTSPEDALSKKVADYTGAQNVLYPETIRTGETKTD, from the exons ATGTTGGTTGAACTGATTCACAAGTTTCTCAATTTAGTAGCTCCTCCAGTTTCTTTCTTCAGCTTGCTTCTTTTCTTGCCaccttttcaatttttcaagTTTGTTCTCTCAATTTTGGGCACACTTTTTAGTGAAGATGTTGCTGGAAAGGTCGTCATCATCACTGGGGCTTCATCTGGCATTGGCGAG TATCTGGCATATGAGTACGCCAAAAGAGGAGCATGTTTAACTCTTGCAGCCAGAAGAGATAGAAGTTTGAATGAAGTGGCCGAAGGGGCACGTGAACTAGGCTCACCAGATGTTATAACAATTCAAGCTGATGTTTCGAAAGCCGAAGACTGTAGAAGGATTGTTGATCAAACCATGAGTCACTTTGGCCGAC TGGACCATCTGGTTAATAATGCTGGAGTGCAGGCGATTACTCTGTTTGAAGATACAGAGGATGTCACTGATTTTAAATCTGTCATG GACATCAACTTCTGGGGTTCTGTTTACATGACTCGCTTTGCGATTCCATATCTTAGGTATAGTGGGGGAAGGATCATTGTGCTTTCTTCATCTGCTTCTTGGCTGCCTGCTCCAAGATCAAGCTTTTACAAT GCAAGCAAAGCAGCAGTATCTCAATTCTTCGAGACGTTAAGAATTGAGTTGGGGCAGGACATCAAAATAACTCTGGTGACGCCTGGCTTTGTTGAATCTGAACTAACGCAAGGCAAATACATCGGTAAGGGTGGCGATGTAGAGGTTGATCAAGGAATGAGGGAT GTATTCATAGGCGCGACACCAGTAGCCAAAGTTGAATCATGTGCCAAGACAATTGTCAATAGTGCTTGCCGAGGTGAAAGGTATGTTACAATACCAGCTTGGTTTCGGGTTAGCTACTTGTGGAAGGTGTTTGCGCCGGAGGTGTTAGAATGGATGTACAGGCTGATGCATCTCACCGGAACTTCACCAGAGGATGCACTTAGCAAGAAAGTAGCGGATTATACCGGCGCGCAAAACGTGTTGTATCCCGAGACTATCAGGACTGGAGAAACAAAGACTGATTAA
- the LOC107021413 gene encoding heavy metal-associated isoprenylated plant protein 7-like, producing MGEEEKKVEEVKKEEAPKDEKPSDGGGGEEKKEEKKAEEESKEAKPEPPPPPPPEIVLRVFMHCEGCARKVRKSLKGFQGVEDVLTDCKTHKVVVKGEKADPLKVLERIQKKSHRQVELLSPIPKPPEPAAEEPKKPEEKEAVKPDEKKEEPQVITVVLKVHMHCEACAQEIKRRIQKMKGVDNAEPDLKNSQVTVKGVFEATKLVEYVSKRTGKRAVIVKVEPEKKAEEEAKPKEDQKEEKKTDEKEAKKVEGDNKEEKKEEAAAAAPAKEEAVVAAAPAKEEAVQNDVDPIVDVKKNEFYYYHHPQNHQLYNNPQRLAHEMFAYPPPPQIFSDENPNACSVM from the exons ATGGGAGAG gaAGAGAAGAAGGTAGAAGAAGTGAAGAAAGAGGAAGCACCGAAAGATGAAAAGCCAAGCGACGGCGGCGGTGGtgaagagaagaaagaggaaaaaaaggCGGAGGAAGAATCAAAAGAGGCGAAACCAGaacctccaccaccaccaccacctgAAATTGTTTTGAGAGTTTTCATGCATTGTGAAGGTTGTGCTCGTAAAGTCCGCAAATCGCTCAAAGGATTTCAAG gaGTTGAAGATGTGTTGACGGATTGCAAAACTCATAAGGTTGTGGTGAAAGGGGAAAAAGCAGATCCGTTGAAGGTATTGGAGAGAATACAGAAAAAGAGTCATCGTCAAGTTGAGCTTCTCTCACCAATCCCAAAACCACCGGAGCCGGCTGCTGAAGAACCTAAGAAACCGGAGGAAAAAGAAGCCGTTAAACCCGATGAGAAAAAAGAGGag CCTCAGGTGATTACAGTAGTTCTGAAAGTTCACATGCATTGTGAGGCTTGTGCACAAGAAATCAAAAGACGTATACAGAAAATGAAAG GTGTGGACAATGCAGAACCGGACTTGAAAAACTCACAGGTGACAGTGAAAGGTGTGTTTGAGGCAACAAAACTGGTGGAATATGTTAGCAAAAGGACTGGAAAACGGGCAGTTATTGTGAAAGTAGAACCTGAAAAGAAAGCGGAGGAGGAGGCGAAGCCCAAGGAAGATCAAAAGGAAGAGAAGAAAACCGATGAAAAAGAAGCGAAGAAAGTTGAAGGTGACAACAAAGAGGAGAAGAAGGAAGAAGCAGCAGCAGCCGCACCAGCTAAGGAAGAAGCCGTAGTAGCAGCTGCACCAGCTAAGGAAGAAGCTGTACAAAACGACGTCGATCCAATAGTAGATGTGAAGAAGAATGAGTTTTACTACTATCACCATCCTCAGAATCATCAGCTGTACAATAATCCACAGAGACTTGCACATGAAATGTTTGCGTACCCTCCACCTCCGCAGATTTTCAGCGATGAAAATCCGAATGCATGTTCCGTGATGTAA
- the LOC107022793 gene encoding HVA22-like protein e: MGKFLTLMTHLHTLAGPSVMLLYPLYASVVAIESTSKLDDEQWLAYWILYSFLTLMEMLLQPMLQWIPIWYDLKLAMVAWLVLPQFRGAAFIYEKFVREKLITKYGARYFRDKSPPPVAVSPAKVSVKTSEDRTD, from the exons ATGGGTAAATTCTTGACTCTCATGACTCACCTTCATACACTTGCCGG GCCATCCGTGATGTTGCTCTATCCTCT ATATGCATCAGTAGTGGCTATAGAGAGTACATCAAAGTTGGATGATGAGCAATGGCTTGCTTATTGGATTCTCTATTCTTTTCTCACTCTTATGGAGATGCTCCTTCAACCCATGCTTCAATG GATACCTATTTGGTATGATTTAAAGCTAGCAATGGTAGCATGGCTTGTTCTTCCCCAGTTCAGGGGAGCTGCTTTTATTTATGAGAAGTTTGTTAGGGAAAAACTCATCACCAAATATGGAGCTCGATATTTTAGAGACAAATCGCCTCCACCTGTGGCTGTCAGTCCTGCCAAG GTGAGCGTGAAAACCAGTGAGGATCGGACTGATTGA